The proteins below are encoded in one region of Silene latifolia isolate original U9 population chromosome 2, ASM4854445v1, whole genome shotgun sequence:
- the LOC141642376 gene encoding F-box/FBD/LRR-repeat protein At4g26340-like, which translates to MKPQNHKRSSKNRDRLSEMPDEVIVHILSYLPIVDAVRTMLIRPFGNLWTLVPNLDFDLEKVHSMLVPDDDWRSIDVRRFFIFVRNVLILHKRPFIDKFSLSYLNGDDERRSECGDDIRMCLKFALDKQAKVIDFSDGHEDYSKSSDYPNFVSQSLVSLRLFWCAIYPELEVDLGSLKELILNVVDMSEVAFQQFIRGCPSLKVLHIYNPSGIRNLSFSSPNICKLFLEFEQDEPDNDRWLLDFPNLRSLDLKLYRIPDVDHIDLSSVRHVNLRVSRFIMGDENKIRMFKLFLEKLSQSEVFRLSGYASETFLHLLEDLHLLQIRWKHVVLPLPIYCPSCLLGVSQLMRSSKDLKKLDIYTNTTNACRVSVELAPVELSYPCEMPKLKTVTLHGYEKPWKHQLQLVEFLLKSATALEKLVIVPNEGQFSLTEKLEFVLHVSSFQRSSPSARVLFP; encoded by the exons ATGAAACCCCAAAATCATAAGCGTTCTTCAAAGAACCGAGATAGGTTGAGTGAAATGCCGGATGAAGTAATTGTCCACATTCTTTCTTATTTGCCGATTGTCGATGCTGTTAGAACTATGTTGATTCGTCCATTTGGAAACCTTTGGACTTTGGTTCCTAATCTTGACTTTGACCTTGAGAAAGTACACTCTATGTTGGTTCCGGATGATGATTGGAGAAGCATTGATGTTAGGCGGTTCTTCATTTTCGTGCGAAATGTACTGATACTTCACAAAAGACCCTTCATTGATAAATTTTCTCTAAGTTATCTAAACGGGGATGATGAGAGAAGAAGTGAGTGTGGTGATGATATAAGAATGTGTTTGAAGTTTGCTTTGGATAAACAAGCAAAGGTAATTGATTTCTCTGATGGTCATGAAGACTATTCTAAAAGTTCCGACTATCCCAATTTCGTAAGTCAATCACTTGTTTCACTTCGACTCTTTTGGTGCGCTATCTATCCCGAACTTGAAGTTGACTTGGGATCTCTAAAGGAGCTTATATTGAACGTTGTGGACATGTCTGAAGTGGCATTCCAGCAATTTATACGTGGATGCCCTTCCTTGAAAGTATTGCATATTTACAATCCTTCCGGTATAAGGAATCTAAGTTTCAGTTCACCAAACATTTGTAAGTTATTTCTAGAATTTGAGCAAGATGAACCAGATAATGATCGTTGGTTGTTAGATTTCCCTAACCTTCGAAGTCTTGATTTGAAACTTTATCGGATACCAGATGTCGATCACATCGATTTATCATCTGTTCGACATGTCAACCTCAGAGTGTCCAGATTTATAATGGGTGATGAGAATAAAATTAgaatgtttaaattatttttgGAGAAGCTGTCACAGAGTGAAGTTTTCCGTTTATCAGGTTATGCTTCTGAG ACATTCCTCCACTTGCTAGAGGATTTGCATCTTTTACAAATCAGATGGAAGCATGTAGTTTTGCCATTGCCGATATACTGTCCAAGCTGCCTATTGGGCGTCTCTCAATTGATGAGAAGTTCAAAAGATTTAAAAAAACTTGATATATATACAAACACAACTAATGCTTGCAGGGTAAGTGTTGAATTGGCTCCTGTAGAGCTTTCGTATCCTTGTGAGATGCCAAAACTGAAGACTGTCACCCTCCATGGCTATGAGAAACCTTGGAAACATCAGCTTCAACTAGTAGAATTCCTGCTCAAAAGCGCGACTGCCTTGGAGAAACTGGTAATTGTTCCAAACGAGGGTCAATTTTCATTGACGGAGAAGCTAGAGTTTGTTTTGCATGTGTCGAGCTTCCAGAGGTCTTCACCAAGTGCAAGGGTACTCTTTCCTTGA